Proteins encoded in a region of the Mycobacteriales bacterium genome:
- a CDS encoding DUF2567 domain-containing protein: MTLPAWRRQAGAAVTAACALVLLGAPVGLIWGALAPRLDFVVTAGGQGLDLVNPESEALVAADGYFVFITAVVGIACGILAYRIGRLRYGPGLVAGLAAGGLGAAAVAAQVGRRLYLPGFHHAETAVAAGHHVLLYVSVRAQPALFVWGFAAALGYGLLVAIFEREPIRRT, translated from the coding sequence GTGACGCTGCCAGCCTGGCGGCGGCAGGCCGGTGCCGCCGTCACCGCCGCCTGCGCGCTCGTCCTGCTCGGCGCCCCGGTCGGGCTGATCTGGGGCGCGCTCGCGCCCCGGCTCGACTTCGTGGTGACCGCCGGCGGTCAAGGCCTCGACCTCGTCAACCCCGAGTCGGAGGCGCTCGTCGCCGCCGACGGCTACTTCGTCTTCATCACCGCCGTGGTCGGCATCGCCTGCGGGATCCTGGCCTACCGGATCGGCCGGCTGCGCTACGGGCCGGGGCTGGTCGCCGGCCTCGCCGCGGGCGGCCTTGGCGCGGCGGCGGTCGCCGCGCAGGTAGGCCGGCGGCTCTACCTGCCGGGCTTCCACCACGCCGAGACCGCGGTCGCGGCGGGGCACCACGTGTTGCTGTACGTGTCCGTGCGGGCGCAACCGGCGCTCTTCGTCTGGGGCTTCGCCGCCGCGCTCGGCTACGGCCTGCTCGTCGCGATCTTCGAACGGGAACCGATCCGGCGCACGTAA
- a CDS encoding LON peptidase substrate-binding domain-containing protein: MRARLPLFPLGTVLFPGLLLPLHVFEERYRLLVEELTALPANEPRRFGVVAIRRGREVGEDGVDALYDVGCTAELRRVTAYDDGRYDIITSGVARFRVLETDDSRPYLSADVDLLPETVGAQAAVKMLAEQVRSQFGRYLEVVAEAQASPVDAPTIPGDPLVLSYLVAATMLLDLGDRQRLLAEETAEGRLTAELAMLRRETAMLRTLRAAPATDLSQGTHHN; encoded by the coding sequence ATGCGCGCCCGGCTGCCGCTCTTCCCGCTCGGCACGGTGCTGTTCCCGGGGCTGCTGCTGCCGCTGCACGTCTTCGAGGAGCGCTACCGGCTGCTGGTCGAGGAGCTCACGGCGCTGCCCGCGAACGAGCCGAGGCGGTTCGGGGTCGTCGCGATCCGGCGCGGTCGCGAGGTCGGCGAGGACGGCGTCGACGCGCTCTACGACGTCGGGTGCACCGCCGAGCTGCGCCGGGTCACGGCCTACGACGACGGCCGCTACGACATCATCACCAGCGGCGTCGCGCGGTTCCGGGTGCTGGAGACCGACGACTCGCGCCCGTACCTGTCGGCCGACGTCGACCTGCTGCCGGAGACGGTGGGGGCGCAGGCCGCGGTGAAGATGCTGGCCGAGCAGGTGCGCTCGCAGTTCGGCCGCTACCTGGAGGTGGTGGCGGAGGCGCAGGCCTCCCCCGTCGACGCGCCGACGATCCCCGGCGACCCGCTGGTGCTGTCGTACCTGGTCGCGGCGACGATGCTGCTCGACCTCGGCGACCGGCAGCGGCTGCTCGCCGAGGAGACCGCTGAAGGGCGCCTGACTGCCGAGCTGGCGATGCTGCGCCGCGAGACCGCGATGCTGCGCACGCTGCGCGCCGCCCCCGCGACCGACCTCTCCCAGGGGACCCATCACAACTGA